The Campylobacter curvus genome includes the window AAGCACTTTTGTGAAAAAGATTTATGGAGCTTTGTTGGTTATAAGGAGTGGATGATACCCAAAAATTTATAAATTTTGGTTGAAAGTAAATTTGAAATCTATCCGAAATTTTAAATTTGTTTTAGGTATAATCGCCTAAATTCAGCAAAGGAAAACGCGCTCAAAATTTAAAATTTAGCGCAAAGTAAAAATGGCAGACGACGATCAGGAAAAAACCGAAGAAGCGACCTCCAAAAAGATAGAAGACGCCAAAAAAGACGGCAACGTCCCCAAAAGTCAAGATATCGCGGGCTTTGCGACACTTGTCATAGCTATCTTGGTGCTGCTTGCTATGCTAAATTTCATGCGAGAACAAGTCGTGGCGCTTTATATTTATTACAGTAAATTTATAGGCGTAGAGATCACTCCTAGCACGCTAAATTTGATCGTCATTAATACCCTCGCAAGGTCGCTTTTGATGATACTGCCGATATGTATCTGCGTGGCGATAGCCGGAATAGTCGCAAATGTCATGCAATTTGGTTTCATTTTTACGACAAAGCCCATCACTCCCGATATAAATAAGATAAATCCGCTAAAGGGGCTAAAAAATCTATTTTCAATGAAAAAAACGATAGATAGCGTAAAGATAGTGGCGAAAGTTAGCGCCGTATTTGGAGTCGCGTTCTACTTTTTTTTACAGTTTATAAAAGAGCTGCCTCATACTCTGTTTTTATCGATGTTCGATCAGCTGGCGTGGCTAAAAGAAAAGCTGATAATCCTAGTCGGAGTCATGCTCTTGATCCTACTTGTAATCGGCCTTTTGGACCTACTAATCGTGCGGTTTCAGTATTTTAAAGACCTTCGTATGAGCAAGCAAGAGGTCAAGGACGAATACAAACAGATGGAGGGCGACCCGCAAGTCAAGGGGCGGATACGTCGTATGCAGATGCAAGCGGCTAAAAGACGCATGATGCAAAACGTCCCGCAAGCTGATGTCGTGATAACAAATCCGACTCACTACGCCGTCGCCGTAATATACGACAAATCAAAAGACAGTGCACCGGTCATTCTGGCGAAAGGCGTGGATATGATGGCTTTACAGATAAGAAAAATAGCTCTCGAACACGGAGTGCAAATTTACGAAAATCCGCCGCTGGCACGCGAGCTTTACCGAGTCTGCGAGGTCGAAGACACTATACCAGCAGAGCTATTTCGAGCCGTAGCAGAGGTGCTAAGCTTTGTCTATACGAGCAATATCAAGAAATTTGGCGACAAGCTGAAGTAAATCCGGCTTTAAAATTTTACGTATAAAAGGCTTTGCTTTAATAAGTCAAAAATAAAGGGGATTTGTAGTAAAATCCCCAAAATTCTATCCTAAATAGCCAAAAAGTCCGGCAAATATATAACCAAACACACAAGAGACGAACACGCCGATGAGTCCTGGCAGAATGAAGCTGTGGTTGATGACAAATTTACCGATGTGTGTCGTGCCTGAGCGGTCAAACTGAATGGCAGCAAGATCGCTTGGATATGTCGGCAGGATGTAGTAGCCATAGCAAGCAGGTGCAAAGGCTAGGATGATCGCCGGATTAACACCGATATTTAGGGCTAACGGGACGAACGCCACGAGCGCAGCGGCTTGCGAATTTACAAATTTTGAGATGAGCAAAAGCATAACGGCGTAAGTCCAAGGATACTCCGTAACGACGCTACCAAGGGCTGCTTTCATCATCGGCGTATGCACGGCAAACATCGTCTCCGCCATCCACGAGATACCAAAGACGGCGACGAGCGCGATCATGCCCGAGCGGAAAATTTCATTTTTGCTGATCTTGCTCGCGTCTGTTTTGGTGAAAATGATGATGAGCGAGCCAGCAAGCAGCATAAACATCTGAATGACATCGACCATGCCAAGATATGTTTTCTTTTTCATCATGTCTTTTACCGCGATGCTCGCGTTTGCGATGGTTTCGTTCTTTTCGCCTGCGGTTATCATCACGCCGCCATTTTCAGCCTTGATACTTTGAGTGAGCTTGCCCTCGGCGTTGTAAATTTGAGCGCTCTCATACGCGGTCGCATTTTTCGCCTTGCTTTCTTTGACGTTTAGCGCAACTGTGCCGTCTTTTACAATGGCTACGATCTTGCCGTCTTTTATATTAAAGCTTTTGACCGCTTTACCGTCTACGACGACTTCTACGATCTGAGCGGGCGCGTTTTTATCCCAATGCGGGCGCAAATCTTTAAAGTAGCCAAGCAAAGCGACTACCAAAATTGCACCTAAAAATATCCACATCGCCGCCCACTGCGAGCCCGGGAGCTTCTTGCCAAGTAGCGTTGCAGAGTCGCCATAGACGTAATTTTTAAATTCAGGATCTTTTAGCTTTTCTTGAAAAATTTCGTCTTTGTCGAGGTCTTTGCCACGAAACCAGCTAAAAATTCCTATCGCCAAAACACCGCAAAATGTCGAAGGGATCGTGATTT containing:
- the flhB gene encoding flagellar biosynthesis protein FlhB yields the protein MADDDQEKTEEATSKKIEDAKKDGNVPKSQDIAGFATLVIAILVLLAMLNFMREQVVALYIYYSKFIGVEITPSTLNLIVINTLARSLLMILPICICVAIAGIVANVMQFGFIFTTKPITPDINKINPLKGLKNLFSMKKTIDSVKIVAKVSAVFGVAFYFFLQFIKELPHTLFLSMFDQLAWLKEKLIILVGVMLLILLVIGLLDLLIVRFQYFKDLRMSKQEVKDEYKQMEGDPQVKGRIRRMQMQAAKRRMMQNVPQADVVITNPTHYAVAVIYDKSKDSAPVILAKGVDMMALQIRKIALEHGVQIYENPPLARELYRVCEVEDTIPAELFRAVAEVLSFVYTSNIKKFGDKLK
- a CDS encoding anaerobic C4-dicarboxylate transporter, whose translation is MEFLMNLSEGTQFAIQLIIVLICLFYGAKKGGIALGLLGGIGLIVLVFGFGIEPGKPSIAVMLTILAVVVASATLQASGGLDVMLQIAERVLRKNPKYVSILAPFVTCFLTILCGTGHVVYTMLPIIYDIAIKNNIRPERPMAASSIASQMGIIASPVSVAVVTLTAFLVNAKSPLAGFDGYLDLLKITIPSTFCGVLAIGIFSWFRGKDLDKDEIFQEKLKDPEFKNYVYGDSATLLGKKLPGSQWAAMWIFLGAILVVALLGYFKDLRPHWDKNAPAQIVEVVVDGKAVKSFNIKDGKIVAIVKDGTVALNVKESKAKNATAYESAQIYNAEGKLTQSIKAENGGVMITAGEKNETIANASIAVKDMMKKKTYLGMVDVIQMFMLLAGSLIIIFTKTDASKISKNEIFRSGMIALVAVFGISWMAETMFAVHTPMMKAALGSVVTEYPWTYAVMLLLISKFVNSQAAALVAFVPLALNIGVNPAIILAFAPACYGYYILPTYPSDLAAIQFDRSGTTHIGKFVINHSFILPGLIGVFVSCVFGYIFAGLFGYLG